One Panicum virgatum strain AP13 chromosome 9K, P.virgatum_v5, whole genome shotgun sequence genomic region harbors:
- the LOC120649789 gene encoding pentatricopeptide repeat-containing protein At3g22670, mitochondrial-like, whose translation MRLSLRVPGEPLRGFALHSGKRVASCFSSAGFDLPDWFKNPDDGGPCAGFGGDGDDDFVLPAKSETLEERRETATGSGTRPLSILAGCPASHEEAEFEADLDEVSRILSSRFASPEAIVIAMDCCHVRVSGRLVDKILHRFSSDWVAAFGFFMWAGTQDGYRHCADSYDSMVDILGKFKQFDLMCGLISQMHEVGGLVSLGTMTKVMRRLCGANRWSDAIDAFHKMDQFGVAKDTKAMNVLLDTLCKERSAKRAMGAFQQLTGTIPPDESSFNTLVHGWCKARMMKEARKTMKEMEEHGFNPSVVTYTSLIEAYCMEKDFQTVDNILGEMRRRGCRPNIITYTIVMHALGKAGRTQEALDTFEKVKQDACTPDASFYNSLIYILGRAGRFLDANFVVAEMHRTGISPNVTTFNTLISAACDHSHAENALKLLVQMEEQSCKPDIKTYTPLLKLCCRRQWVRTLLFLICHMFRKDITPDFSTYTLLVNWLCRNGKLVQSCLFLEEMVLKGFAPKEETFDLVLDKLEKTNLHSAMRKIQLLRVQVAGNRRKSNETRW comes from the coding sequence ATGCGCCTGAGTTTGCGGGTTCCAGGCGAACCTCTGCGAGGATTCGCGCTGCACAGTGGAAAGCGCGTGGCGTCGTGCTTTTCTTCCGCGGGGTTCGACCTGCCCGACTGGTTCAAGAACCCAGACGACGGTGGTCCTTGCGCCGggttcggcggcgacggcgatgacGACTTTGTGCTCCCGGCCAAATCAGAAACCTTGGAGGAGCGAAGAGAGACTGCTACTGGTAGTGGAACCAGACCTCTGTCGATCCTCGCTGGCTGTCCTGCATCCCATGAAGAAGCCGAGTTTGAAGCTGACCTCGATGAGGTTAGCCGAATTCTGAGCTCCCGGTTCGCATCTCCCGAAGCCATCGTGATTGCCATGGACTGTTGCCACGTCAGGGTGTCAGGACGCCTTGTTGACAAGATCCTGCACAGGTTCAGCAGCGATTGGGTGGCCGCGTTCGGCTTCTTCATGTGGGCAGGCACCCAGGATGGCTACCGCCATTGTGCCGATTCATATGACTCGATGGTGGACATACTTGGCAAGTTCAAGCAGTTCGATTTGATGTGTGGTTTGATCAGCCAGATGCACGAGGTCGGGGGCTTGGTGTCGCTCGGGACCATGACAAAGGTGATGAGGAGGCTCTGTGGGGCCAACCGATGGAGCGACGCCATTGATGCTTTCCACAAAATGGACCAGTTTGGGGTGGCAAAGGACACAAAGGCCATGAATGTGCTATTGGACACATTGTGCAAGGAGAGGAGCGCGAAGCGTGCCATGGGTGCCTTCCAACAGTTGACAGGGACAATACCTCCTGACGAGAGTAGCTTCAACACATTGGTCCATGGCTGGTGCAAAGCGAGGATGATGAAGGAGGCTCGCAAGACAATGAAAGAAATGGAGGAGCATGGTTTTAATCCTTCAGTGGTAACTTACACAAGCCTCATAGAAGCATACTGCATGGAGAAAGATTTTCAGACAGTTGACAATATCTTGGGTGAGATGCGGCGGAGAGGATGCCGTCCAAATATCATCACATACACAATTGTGATGCACGCGCTAGGGAAGGCTGGGAGAACACAAGAAGCTCTGGATACTTTCGAGAAGGTGAAGCAGGATGCATGCACCCCAGATGCTTCATTCTACAACTCTCTGATATACATACTTGGCAGAGCTGGAAGGTTTCTAGATGCAAATTTTGTGGTCGCAGAAATGCACAGAACTGGTATATCACCCAACGTGACTACGTTCAACACCCTGATTTCTGCTGCCTGTGACCACTCTCACGCCGAGAATGCGCTGAAGCTATTGGTTCAGATGGAGGAGCAGTCATGCAAGCCGGACATCAAGACGTACACCCCCTTGCTGAAGCTGTGCTGCAGAAGGCAGTGGGTGAGGACGCTTCTGTTCCTGATATGCCATATGTTCAGGAAGGACATCACCCCTGATTTCAGCACCTACACGTTGCTGGTGAACTGGCTGTGCCGAAATGGGAAGCTTGTGCAGTCTTGCTTGTTCTTGGAGGAGATGGTGTTGAAAGGTTTTGCCCCGAAGGAGGAGACATTTGATCTTGTGCTGGACAAGCTGGAGAAGACGAACTTGCATTCAGCAATGAGAAAGATTCAGCTTCTCAGGGTGCAGGTAGCAGGTAATAGGCGTAAGAGCAATGAGACAAGATGGTGA